A region from the Kribbella shirazensis genome encodes:
- a CDS encoding Lrp/AsnC family transcriptional regulator, protein MTFQERELDPTDWQILSELQSDGRLSFNQLGKRVNLSPPAVADRVRRLEEAGVITGYRAEVDPARAGQPLSAFVQMRCTTGRCLLKTTRAEDFPEVLEIHKLSGSSCSMLRVRVTSMHHLEGLFERLGEHGEMNTHIVLSTEFEGRPVQPPAPGTRQVTRSAGWGG, encoded by the coding sequence ATGACCTTTCAGGAGCGCGAACTGGACCCCACCGACTGGCAGATCCTGTCCGAACTGCAGTCCGACGGCCGCCTGTCGTTCAACCAGCTGGGCAAGCGGGTCAACCTTTCGCCGCCGGCGGTCGCCGATCGGGTACGACGCCTGGAAGAGGCCGGCGTCATCACCGGGTACCGCGCCGAGGTGGACCCGGCCAGGGCCGGCCAGCCGCTGTCCGCCTTCGTGCAGATGCGCTGTACGACGGGACGCTGCCTGCTCAAGACCACCCGCGCCGAGGATTTCCCCGAGGTCCTCGAGATCCACAAGCTGAGCGGCAGCTCCTGCTCGATGCTGCGCGTCCGCGTCACCTCGATGCACCACCTCGAAGGCCTCTTCGAACGCCTCGGCGAACACGGCGAGATGAACACCCACATCGTGCTGTCCACAGAGTTCGAGGGCCGCCCGGTCCAGCCGCCCGCGCCCGGGACCCGCCAGGTGACCCGATCGGCCGGATGGGGCGGCTGA
- a CDS encoding single-stranded DNA-binding protein: protein MAGEPPITLIGNLTGDPELRFTPSGAAVANFTIASTPRTLDRQSNEWKDGETLFISCSVWRQVAENVAESLTRGSRVVVHGRLKARSYDDRDGNKRTVFECDVEEIGASMRYATLKISKTSRSDGGGFGGGGGGNQGGGYGNQGGGNQGGGFGGGQGGAQQNDPWATPQGGGQPAQQNDPWASQGGGGSMEEPPF from the coding sequence ATGGCAGGCGAACCACCCATCACCCTGATCGGAAACCTCACGGGTGATCCGGAACTGCGTTTCACGCCCTCGGGCGCCGCGGTGGCGAATTTCACCATCGCGTCAACCCCGCGGACGCTGGATCGGCAGAGCAACGAGTGGAAGGACGGGGAGACCCTCTTCATCTCGTGTTCGGTGTGGCGCCAGGTCGCCGAGAACGTTGCCGAGTCGCTGACCCGCGGTTCCCGGGTCGTCGTGCACGGGCGCCTGAAGGCGCGCAGCTACGACGACCGCGACGGGAACAAGCGCACCGTGTTCGAGTGTGACGTCGAGGAGATCGGCGCCAGCATGCGCTACGCGACGCTGAAGATCTCCAAGACCTCGCGCTCCGACGGCGGTGGCTTCGGTGGCGGTGGCGGCGGCAACCAGGGTGGCGGCTACGGCAACCAGGGCGGCGGCAACCAGGGCGGCGGCTTCGGCGGCGGCCAGGGCGGCGCCCAGCAGAACGACCCTTGGGCGACCCCGCAGGGCGGCGGACAGCCCGCCCAGCAGAACGACCCCTGGGCCAGCCAGGGCGGCGGCGGCTCGATGGAGGAGCCTCCGTTCTGA
- the rpsR gene encoding 30S ribosomal protein S18, protein MAKIIRKPKKKICGFCKDKATYVDYKDTALLRKFISDRGKIRARRVTGNCVQHQRDVATAIKNAREVALLPYTSTAR, encoded by the coding sequence ATGGCCAAGATCATTCGGAAGCCGAAGAAGAAGATCTGCGGCTTCTGCAAGGACAAGGCGACGTACGTCGATTACAAGGACACCGCGCTGCTGCGCAAGTTCATCTCGGACCGCGGCAAGATCCGCGCCCGCCGGGTGACCGGGAACTGCGTGCAGCACCAGCGCGATGTGGCCACCGCTATCAAGAACGCTCGTGAGGTGGCCCTGCTGCCGTACACGAGCACGGCTCGCTGA
- the rplI gene encoding 50S ribosomal protein L9 yields MKLILSQEVEGLGAPGDIVEVKDGYGRNYLVPRGLAIGWTRGAEKQIQTIKRARDARAIQGKEHASEVKNQLEQLAVKLEVKAGDTGRLFGSVTPADIAGAIKAAGGPLVEKRAIAIASPIKTTGKHQVAVQLHPEVAATVRLEVAAG; encoded by the coding sequence ATGAAGCTCATCCTGTCTCAGGAGGTCGAGGGCCTCGGGGCTCCCGGCGACATCGTCGAGGTGAAGGACGGCTACGGCCGTAACTACCTGGTCCCGCGCGGCCTGGCCATCGGCTGGACCCGCGGCGCCGAGAAGCAGATCCAGACGATCAAGCGGGCGCGTGACGCCCGGGCGATCCAGGGCAAGGAGCACGCGAGCGAGGTCAAGAACCAGCTCGAGCAGCTTGCCGTGAAGCTGGAGGTCAAGGCCGGTGACACCGGCCGGCTGTTCGGTTCGGTCACCCCGGCCGACATCGCCGGCGCCATCAAGGCCGCCGGCGGCCCGCTGGTCGAGAAGCGCGCGATCGCGATCGCGTCGCCGATCAAGACCACCGGCAAGCACCAGGTCGCCGTCCAGCTGCACCCGGAGGTGGCCGCCACGGTCCGCCTCGAGGTCGCAGCCGGCTGA
- a CDS encoding DUF6668 family protein: MTQNPWTREQSPGPQQPSPGPAPQPDLTPRGPSAPQHGVPAPAEDQRLPKFAIPAADTLWWVGVHGGAGETTMSALLPGTRAANHRWPIPPPPVPTPVILVARTHGSGLRAAQRAAIEWASGVVQGVAVLGLVLIADAPGRLPRVLDDFADIVGGGVPRVWDIPWIEEWRRGEAPTPDNTPDEVFEVLESIYALRASNPADYPAPY; this comes from the coding sequence ATGACGCAGAACCCGTGGACACGAGAGCAGTCACCGGGTCCGCAGCAGCCGTCGCCCGGTCCCGCGCCTCAGCCGGATCTCACCCCGCGGGGGCCGTCCGCCCCGCAGCACGGGGTGCCGGCGCCCGCGGAGGATCAGCGCCTGCCCAAGTTCGCGATTCCGGCTGCCGACACGCTCTGGTGGGTCGGTGTGCACGGTGGCGCCGGCGAGACCACGATGTCCGCGCTGCTCCCCGGGACCCGGGCGGCCAACCACCGTTGGCCGATCCCACCGCCGCCGGTGCCGACGCCGGTGATCCTGGTCGCCCGGACCCACGGGTCCGGTCTGCGCGCCGCGCAGCGAGCCGCGATCGAATGGGCCTCGGGAGTCGTCCAGGGGGTGGCTGTGCTCGGCCTGGTGCTGATCGCGGACGCCCCGGGCCGGCTGCCCCGGGTGCTCGACGACTTCGCCGACATCGTCGGTGGAGGTGTTCCGAGAGTCTGGGACATCCCGTGGATCGAGGAGTGGCGCAGAGGGGAGGCTCCCACGCCTGACAACACCCCGGACGAGGTTTTCGAAGTCCTTGAATCCATCTACGCTCTTCGCGCGTCAAACCCAGCGGACTACCCCGCCCCTTACTGA
- a CDS encoding deoxyribonuclease IV, with protein MTVKLGAHVDQEDPLAEAADRGADLVQFFLGNPQDYKAPKLAYADGEDALKERAAAAGVDLYVHAPYRLNVANTNNRIRIPSRKLLQQTLDKAAEIDVKGVIVHGGHVGDEDNPEAGFDNWRKCIERAELPVPLLIENTAGGENAMARQLERIARLWDAVQASGNDRLENVGFCLDTCHFHAAGEELPTIVERVLAITGRIDLVHANGSRDEFGSGADRHSNFEEGHIDPAHIVAVVQTAGAPVVVETPNANNGQKADLDYLRAHLN; from the coding sequence ATGACTGTGAAGCTTGGCGCGCATGTGGACCAGGAGGACCCGTTGGCCGAGGCGGCCGACCGGGGAGCCGACCTGGTGCAGTTCTTCCTGGGGAATCCGCAGGACTACAAGGCGCCCAAGCTCGCGTACGCCGACGGCGAGGACGCGCTGAAGGAGCGGGCCGCCGCCGCGGGCGTCGACCTCTACGTGCACGCGCCGTACCGGCTGAACGTCGCGAACACGAACAACCGGATCCGGATCCCGAGCCGCAAGCTGCTGCAGCAGACGCTCGACAAGGCGGCCGAGATCGACGTCAAGGGCGTCATCGTGCACGGCGGTCACGTCGGCGACGAGGACAACCCGGAGGCCGGTTTCGACAACTGGCGCAAGTGCATCGAGCGGGCCGAGCTCCCGGTGCCGCTGCTGATCGAGAACACGGCCGGCGGTGAGAACGCGATGGCCCGGCAGCTCGAGCGCATCGCGCGGCTCTGGGACGCGGTGCAGGCGTCCGGCAACGACCGGCTGGAGAACGTCGGGTTCTGCCTGGACACCTGCCACTTCCACGCGGCCGGTGAGGAGCTGCCGACGATCGTCGAGCGGGTGCTGGCGATCACCGGCCGGATCGACCTCGTGCATGCGAACGGGTCACGCGACGAGTTCGGCTCCGGCGCGGACCGGCACAGCAACTTCGAGGAAGGGCACATCGACCCGGCGCACATCGTCGCGGTCGTGCAGACCGCCGGCGCCCCGGTGGTCGTCGAGACCCCGAACGCCAACAACGGCCAGAAGGCCGACCTGGACTACCTCCGGGCCCACTTGAACTAG
- a CDS encoding TrbC/VirB2 family protein: MMLLHLVSELPNVLPLEAPPAPVTEGLNKVLGWVKWIAYLICALGIIIAGAMMAIGQRRGEGGEHAARLGWVLAACIVIGAATALVDALK; the protein is encoded by the coding sequence ATGATGTTGCTTCACCTGGTTAGCGAGCTCCCGAACGTGTTGCCGCTGGAGGCGCCGCCCGCCCCGGTCACGGAAGGCCTGAACAAGGTTCTCGGCTGGGTCAAGTGGATCGCCTACCTGATCTGTGCCCTCGGCATCATCATCGCCGGCGCCATGATGGCGATCGGTCAGCGCCGCGGCGAGGGTGGCGAGCACGCCGCCCGGCTCGGTTGGGTCCTGGCGGCCTGTATCGTCATCGGCGCCGCGACCGCCCTCGTCGACGCCCTGAAGTGA
- the rpsF gene encoding 30S ribosomal protein S6, which translates to MRRYEVMVILDPELDERTVEPSIDQYLNIVRKEGGTVEKLDIWGRRKLAYDVKKKAEGIYAVIDLTAEPAVVKELDRQLTLNESILRTKVIRPDQH; encoded by the coding sequence ATGCGTCGTTACGAAGTCATGGTGATCCTCGACCCGGAGCTCGATGAGCGCACCGTGGAGCCGTCCATCGACCAGTACCTGAACATCGTCCGCAAGGAAGGTGGCACGGTCGAGAAGCTCGACATCTGGGGTCGTCGCAAGCTCGCCTATGACGTGAAGAAGAAGGCCGAAGGCATCTACGCCGTCATCGACCTGACCGCCGAGCCGGCGGTCGTGAAGGAGCTCGACCGGCAGCTCACGCTGAACGAGTCGATCCTGCGCACCAAGGTCATCCGGCCGGACCAGCACTGA
- a CDS encoding MFS transporter, with amino-acid sequence MSLGRDFRRLWIAFTVSAFGSAVGLGALPLVAVLALDSSTFEVSMLAALSAVAGAALALPTGDFIEQRRKRPVMIAADLVRFAALASVPVAAVFDVLTYGHLCVAGVLQAAGTIAFQSASGAHLKALVPAEGRAEANSRFEQTNWVSLSVGPAIGGVLVSLVGATVTLAVDAVSFLGSALGIRRIQRPEPEPVKRVGKRDTTAGWRYILRHRGLRVLFWNSQLFGGPVMMTSPLFVVFMLRDLGLAAWSYGVLLGVSCIGGVIGARMAPRLTRRFGLHWMLLVFGVLRAPWLLLLPLAPHGWGGFVLLTVAETGLLVAAGAFNPSFATYRMEVTEDGFMSRVVGSWSISSRCVQPAFMALGGVLATLIGIRGALWVAGACCALSAVLLPWRAAKPAAVPEPA; translated from the coding sequence ATGTCGTTGGGTCGGGACTTCCGCCGGTTGTGGATCGCGTTCACGGTCAGCGCGTTCGGATCGGCGGTGGGGCTCGGCGCGCTGCCGTTGGTGGCCGTCCTGGCGCTGGACTCCAGCACCTTCGAGGTCTCGATGCTGGCCGCGCTGTCGGCGGTGGCCGGCGCGGCGCTCGCGTTGCCGACGGGGGACTTCATCGAGCAACGGCGGAAACGGCCGGTGATGATCGCGGCCGACCTGGTGCGGTTCGCCGCGCTGGCCTCGGTGCCGGTCGCGGCCGTGTTCGACGTACTGACGTATGGGCACCTGTGCGTGGCCGGCGTTCTCCAGGCGGCCGGGACGATCGCGTTCCAGTCGGCGAGCGGCGCACATCTGAAGGCGCTGGTTCCGGCTGAGGGACGGGCGGAGGCGAACAGCCGATTCGAGCAGACGAACTGGGTCTCGTTGAGCGTCGGTCCCGCGATCGGCGGCGTGCTGGTCAGCCTGGTCGGCGCGACGGTGACGCTGGCCGTCGACGCGGTCTCGTTCCTCGGGTCGGCGCTCGGCATCCGGCGGATCCAGCGGCCCGAGCCGGAGCCGGTGAAGCGGGTGGGCAAGCGCGACACCACGGCCGGCTGGCGGTACATCCTGCGGCACCGCGGCCTGCGCGTGCTGTTCTGGAACTCGCAGCTGTTCGGTGGTCCGGTGATGATGACGTCGCCGTTGTTCGTGGTCTTCATGTTGCGTGACCTCGGACTGGCCGCGTGGAGCTACGGGGTGCTCCTGGGCGTCTCGTGCATCGGCGGTGTGATCGGCGCGCGGATGGCACCGCGGCTGACCAGGCGGTTCGGGCTGCACTGGATGCTGCTGGTGTTCGGCGTACTGCGGGCGCCGTGGCTGCTGCTCCTCCCGCTGGCGCCGCACGGGTGGGGCGGGTTCGTGTTGCTCACCGTTGCCGAGACGGGGCTGCTCGTCGCAGCCGGAGCGTTCAACCCGTCGTTCGCGACGTACCGGATGGAGGTGACCGAGGACGGGTTCATGTCACGTGTGGTCGGGTCGTGGTCGATCAGCTCACGCTGTGTGCAGCCCGCGTTCATGGCGCTCGGTGGGGTGCTCGCGACGCTGATCGGGATCCGTGGCGCGCTCTGGGTCGCGGGGGCCTGCTGCGCGCTGAGCGCCGTACTGCTGCCGTGGCGGGCGGCTAAACCAGCTGCAGTGCCTGAGCCAGCCTGA
- a CDS encoding SDR family NAD(P)-dependent oxidoreductase → MKVALVTGSASGIGAATARRLAADGMTVAVHSRSSRSTGEALAAELGGSYHQADLSDDAAASALVPEVVAQHGRLDVLVNNAGISWPVPHADLDGLTAADWRRLLDVNLIAPWLLCTAALPALREYGGCIVNVTSHAGVRPKGSSVAYAASKAALNHVTKLLAAALGPAVRVNAVAPGLVDTPLTESWTEAQELWKTSSPMRRAAQPSDVADLISAVVHNSYLTGEVILLDGGLNLR, encoded by the coding sequence ATGAAGGTCGCGTTGGTGACCGGATCGGCGTCGGGGATCGGAGCGGCGACAGCACGTCGACTGGCCGCGGACGGGATGACCGTCGCGGTGCACTCGCGATCCAGCCGGTCCACCGGAGAAGCTCTGGCCGCTGAGCTCGGCGGGTCGTACCACCAGGCAGATCTCTCGGACGACGCGGCGGCGTCCGCGCTGGTGCCCGAGGTGGTGGCGCAGCACGGGCGCCTCGACGTACTCGTGAACAACGCGGGCATCAGTTGGCCCGTCCCGCACGCGGACCTGGACGGACTGACCGCGGCGGACTGGCGCCGCCTGCTCGACGTGAACCTGATCGCGCCGTGGCTGTTGTGTACGGCGGCCCTCCCGGCGCTGCGCGAGTACGGCGGCTGCATCGTCAACGTCACGAGCCACGCGGGCGTCCGGCCGAAGGGCAGTTCGGTCGCGTACGCCGCCTCGAAGGCAGCACTGAACCACGTGACAAAGCTGCTCGCCGCAGCGCTCGGACCAGCAGTGCGGGTCAACGCGGTCGCACCGGGGCTGGTCGACACGCCACTCACCGAGTCGTGGACCGAGGCGCAGGAGCTGTGGAAAACCTCGAGTCCGATGCGCCGTGCGGCACAGCCGTCGGACGTCGCCGACCTGATTTCCGCAGTTGTCCACAACAGCTACCTGACCGGTGAGGTCATCCTGCTCGACGGCGGGCTGAACCTGCGCTGA
- a CDS encoding NUDIX domain-containing protein, giving the protein MSTWAERFPELFAPGYWEWGELDVRYTVEEPPDELISNVHVICRTAGGIIACTNDLGWRFLPGGTREPGETIEQLVRRELLEEAGARLTGPLTWLGAHRADHRRPAPYRPHLPHPVSYWANYVADVVIEHEPTNPEDGEQITEVLVLPPGKAAEYLDGQPEEVGSIVRLAQALQLV; this is encoded by the coding sequence ATGTCGACCTGGGCGGAACGGTTCCCTGAGCTGTTCGCACCGGGCTACTGGGAGTGGGGCGAGCTCGACGTCCGCTACACCGTCGAGGAACCGCCGGACGAGCTGATCAGCAACGTCCACGTCATCTGCCGGACCGCCGGCGGAATCATTGCGTGCACCAACGACCTCGGCTGGCGCTTCCTGCCCGGCGGAACCCGCGAACCGGGCGAGACGATCGAGCAGCTCGTCCGTCGCGAACTGCTCGAGGAGGCCGGCGCCCGGCTGACCGGTCCGCTGACCTGGCTCGGCGCCCATCGCGCCGACCACCGCCGCCCCGCGCCGTACCGTCCGCATCTCCCGCACCCGGTCTCGTACTGGGCCAACTACGTCGCCGACGTCGTCATCGAGCACGAGCCGACGAACCCCGAGGACGGCGAACAGATCACCGAAGTCCTCGTGCTGCCGCCCGGCAAGGCAGCCGAGTACCTCGACGGCCAGCCGGAAGAGGTGGGCTCGATCGTCAGGCTGGCTCAGGCACTGCAGCTGGTTTAG
- a CDS encoding TetR/AcrR family transcriptional regulator, translated as MSVRPLRADAQRNREQILVAAARAFTKCGLEATLEGIAKDAGIGIGTLYRHFPTRELLIEAAYRNELAAVCDAAPALLDKLPPVEALRAWMDRYVDYMTRKLGMADALRAVIASGANPYAQSFELLTGAIKPLLDAAAAAGDVRPDISADDVLAGLCGVALATGAKREQAGRLLNLLLDGLRYGA; from the coding sequence ATGAGCGTGCGACCGCTGCGGGCGGATGCGCAGCGCAATCGCGAGCAGATCCTCGTCGCCGCGGCGCGGGCGTTCACGAAATGCGGTCTGGAGGCGACGCTGGAGGGGATCGCGAAGGACGCCGGGATCGGCATCGGCACCCTGTACCGGCACTTCCCGACCCGTGAGCTGCTGATCGAGGCGGCGTACCGGAACGAGCTGGCCGCCGTCTGCGACGCGGCGCCCGCACTGCTCGACAAGCTGCCGCCCGTCGAGGCGTTGCGAGCCTGGATGGACCGGTACGTCGACTACATGACCCGCAAGCTCGGCATGGCCGACGCACTGCGCGCCGTGATCGCCTCCGGCGCGAACCCGTACGCCCAGAGCTTCGAGTTGCTGACCGGGGCGATCAAACCACTCCTGGACGCGGCCGCGGCAGCGGGAGACGTTCGCCCGGACATCTCCGCTGACGACGTACTCGCCGGCCTGTGCGGTGTCGCGCTCGCGACCGGCGCCAAGCGCGAACAGGCCGGCCGCCTCCTCAACCTCCTCCTCGACGGCTTGAGGTACGGCGCATGA
- a CDS encoding MFS transporter has protein sequence MLVPVVLAAALMNAAMIAASAVSTILTSDELGSSLAGVPNTAGVLGTAAGAIAVGRWTTRLGRAHALRLGYGVGVAGAALTVLAAVGAPIALLFVGMFLLGAGNAASLLSRYAAGEAVPDSRRASAMSAVVWASTAGAAGGPFLMAPSQTFASWLGLPAVAGPFLVAVTAVLAALVASSYIRTVHPAEEPAPIRHEQTPTGRRTSVLLAAGVMVAGHLVMVALMSAVPVHTHHHGEGLGLLGVMLSAHTLGMFALSPLTGWWIDRTGPRPVMLAGLLLLILSALLTTQSGLAFTPALFLLGYAWNLCYLGGSACLLGTPFESRVESSIWAISAVAAASSPWLYTLGGYPLLTVISVVLAVPLLVLVLRRDKRTVAVP, from the coding sequence ATGCTCGTTCCTGTCGTTCTCGCAGCCGCCCTGATGAACGCGGCGATGATCGCCGCGAGCGCGGTGAGCACCATCCTGACCTCCGACGAACTCGGCTCCAGCCTCGCGGGGGTCCCGAACACGGCCGGCGTCCTGGGCACCGCGGCCGGCGCGATCGCGGTCGGCCGGTGGACCACCCGGCTCGGCCGCGCGCACGCGCTCCGCCTCGGGTACGGCGTGGGCGTGGCCGGCGCAGCGTTGACAGTCCTCGCCGCGGTGGGCGCGCCGATCGCGCTGTTGTTCGTCGGCATGTTCCTGCTCGGCGCCGGGAACGCAGCCAGCCTCTTGTCCAGGTACGCCGCCGGGGAGGCGGTCCCCGACTCCCGCCGCGCGTCGGCGATGAGCGCTGTCGTATGGGCCAGCACGGCGGGCGCCGCGGGTGGACCGTTCCTGATGGCGCCGTCCCAGACCTTCGCCTCGTGGCTCGGGCTGCCTGCGGTCGCCGGGCCGTTCCTGGTCGCCGTGACGGCAGTCTTGGCCGCACTGGTCGCGTCGTCTTACATCCGGACCGTTCACCCCGCCGAGGAACCCGCCCCGATCCGTCACGAGCAGACCCCGACCGGCCGTCGTACGTCGGTCCTCCTGGCCGCCGGCGTGATGGTCGCCGGGCACCTGGTGATGGTGGCGCTGATGTCGGCCGTCCCTGTGCACACCCACCATCACGGCGAGGGCCTCGGACTGCTGGGCGTGATGCTGTCCGCGCACACGCTCGGCATGTTCGCGCTGTCGCCGCTGACCGGCTGGTGGATCGACCGCACCGGTCCGCGCCCCGTGATGCTCGCAGGACTGCTGCTGCTGATCTTGTCCGCGCTACTGACCACGCAGTCCGGACTCGCCTTCACCCCGGCGCTGTTCCTGCTCGGGTACGCGTGGAACCTGTGCTACCTCGGTGGCAGTGCCTGCCTGCTCGGCACCCCGTTCGAGAGCAGGGTCGAGTCGTCCATCTGGGCGATCTCCGCCGTGGCCGCGGCCAGTTCACCCTGGTTGTACACGCTCGGCGGCTACCCGCTGTTGACAGTGATCTCGGTCGTTCTCGCCGTACCGTTGCTCGTGCTGGTACTCCGCCGCGACAAGCGCACTGTCGCCGTACCGTGA